The genomic stretch GACAGCGTTTCATGGCAGATCGGGCCAGGGATTCCATGTTCAATCCCTTCTTGAGCCCAGTGCGCCTCAGATGGGAAGGTGGAAAGCTGGTGGCCGGGGAGGAGCTGACCCTGAAAGATCCTGTGTGTATCCTGGGGCTCACTGCGGTGGATGTGGATAGAGACGGCACAGACGAGTACCTTGGCTTCGACCAGAGGGACTATCTCAAGCTCTACAACGCCAAGGGGGGCATAGTCTGGGTCAGCTCAGATCCTTACGGCCGCACGGCCAATTTCTTCCTCAAAGATTTCAAGCAAGAGTTTCCCAGTACCGTGGACGCTCCGGACCCGAGGGTCTGGCTGCCCCCCAGGATAGTCACAGTGGACCTGGACGGGGACGGCATAGAAGAGGTGGTGGTTTGTCACAACTACGAGCCACTCAAGCTCCTGGCCAACTCCCGATTCTTCACCAAGAGCGCGGTCTTCAGCCTCTCATGGGACGGTGTGGACTTCATGGAAAACTGGCGCACCAGGGAGATGAAGGGATATGTGGCCGACTATCAGGTCAAGGACGTAGATGGGGACGGCAAACCAGAACTGCTGGTGGGGCTTGTGTACAAGAGGGGAACCATGGATTATCTTAAGACCAACGCTGCCTTGATAGCCTTCCAGCTAAACGTGGAGAAGGCCAAGACCCCCATGGAGAGGGCCTTGAAGATGCCCGCTGCGCCCCCACCCAAAAAAGAAGATGGATCCATATTCCCCACAATTAAGTTTTGAACAAGACCCAAAGGAAAGATTCGGGTCATCGGGCGGGTAACACAACCCGCCCGAGGATTTTTGGAGCAATTGCCACAGGCTGGCCTAATCCAGGAGATGCGCTTCGGCAAACACCGGCCCCTGGAATCCCAAGGATGGCCCCACGGGCACCCAGAAGGCTCCTTTTTTACTAAGAACCTGACAAGGATCAACCCTTTTGAATCACATGGGGCCTTCTTGAACCAACACGCTCCATCCCCAAGGCCCTCATGATTTCGGGAAGTTTTTCCCTGGCTGCCTTTTCTCCAATGGCCACATAGTCTGGCATCTTTTGGAAATCATACCACTTGATGTTGCCCACTCCTGGATGGATGAGTATGTCTGCTCTTTGGGTTTGAATCCTGGTCAGTTCTGCCGCCATGATGTCGTCCGCCCTGAACAAGACCTCTATGCCGGAGAGTCCCTCCACATCCTCCCCAATGCACTTCTCAACATTTACTGCCAGGACCAGATCCGCCCCCAGGCTTTTTGCCGCTTCCACAGGGACCATGGCCACCACCCCGCCGTCCACAAGGAGCCTTCCTCCCAATCTGACTGCCTCAACCACCCCCGGGTAAGTACAGCTGGCATATACAGCATCTCTGAGAGAACCCTCCTTGAGGAGCACTCCCTCACCGGTTTCCAAGTCCGTTGCCATGGCGGCAAAGGGTATCCGCGTGCCCTCCATGCGCAGATCCGGAATAAAATAGGCCAGATTCTCCAGAAACTCCTCCCTAGATATCAGGTAAGGCCGGGTAAGGGCCATGGCCAGCAAGAACTCCTTCTTGATAAAAGAAGCTATGCGGCTAAAAAGCGGGGCGTCCTTGGCTCCATCTGCCTGAGCCATCAGGTTGAACCGGGCTCTTCGGAAGGTGTCGCTAGAAAGGTAGCTCTTGATCCTCTCCTCCAGCCTTCGCCCGCTAAGAGAAAGGGCATAAAACGCTCCCACCAGGGCACCTATGCTGGTGCCTGCAACACACGAGACCTGGATCCCCGCATCTTCCAGTACCTTGAGCACACCCACATGAATGCCTCCCCTGGCCCCTCCACCACCCAGAGCCAGGCCCAGTTTGGGCTGCCTCTTTCTGCGGAAAATCACTTTTCTGCCCCTTTTCCCAAACTTCCCACAAGCCTTCAATCCCCAGGAGAGTCTACCCGGATTCATGTAAGTAGAAAAGGTCAAACCCCGGGGCACAGCAAAGCAAAAGGATGAAAACTTAGCCTCTTACCCTGCCCTTCATACATGTTTTGCAGCGGGACACCCTGGATCTTGGGCCACCCAGGGGCTATGCTCAATGTACATGTGTAGTTTTGATATCCTGTGGGGAATTTCTTCTGGGGGAGACTCATATGGTTTCTTTCGGCCTGATGTACGATTTTTTCATGGAGCCTCTAGATGCTCTCAAGGTTAAAGCTTGGCGCAGGTGGGTGGTTTCGGTCCAGGGGGAAAGGGTATTGGAGATCGGGGTGGGAACAGGTCTTAATCTTCCAAGATACCAGGCCAGCAAGAAGCTTTTTGTCCTGGATCCCAGAAGAGATTTTCTGATCAGGGCCCGCAGGAGGGCCAGAGCTTCCAGTTTCAATAGATCCCCTGAGTTCATGCAGGCAATGGGCGAGGGCCTTCCTTTCCAGAATGGGGTTTTCGACGCAGCAGTCTTTTCCTGGGTTCTTTGCACGGTTTTGGATCCCATGAGCACACTTCAGGAGATAAGCCGCGTGTTGAAGCCAGGAGGGACCATCAGGTTACTGGAGCATGTGAGGCTTAAAGGCGGATTGCCTGCCCTTTTCCAGGACCTCATGACCCCTGCCTGGAGCAGGCTTGCCGGTGGTTGCCATCTCAACCGAGACGCAGTCCATCTGGTTCATGAGGCAGGATTTAAGAACGTGCAGGTAGTGCAAATGCTGGGGAAAATGGTCGTGGGCATAGAGGCCTTCAAACCGCTTGGAAACCTCTGATGGTCCTGCCCAATGACATGCCTCACGAGAAAGACCCCACCAGGAGGCCTTCCATCCAGAGAAGATGCGGAACATGTCATTTCTGGGGCTTGCGCCATGGCGCGCGCAACCTGGGATATTGATGTCTGGATACGACCTAGACGGGCCAGAGGTGTCTTCTGCCAGGTTTTGGGTAAGGGGGGGATCTCTGGAGGATCCCCCATTCATGTTCTTTACTCGATCTTCTTAAAAGCCTTGGCCTTGGCCCCACATACCGGGCATGTATCAGGTGCTTCCCCTTCTGCCGTGTGCCCGCAGATGGTGCAGACCCAGTAAGGATAGGTCTCCTGGGCTTTCCCCAGGTTGTCCAGCAGTTTCTGGTAAAGGGCCGCGTGGGTCTTTTCCACCTCATTGGCATAGGTGAAGGTCCTTTCCGCCTCCTTGTTCCCCTCTGCCTTGGCAGCCTCTATCATCTCCGGGTACATCTTCTTGAACTCGTGGGTCTCCCCTGCGATGGCCTCCTGGAGGTTCTCCTTTGTACTCCTGATGCCTTTCATGGCCCTTAGGTGATTGTGGGCGTGGACGGTCTCGGCCTCGGCCGCAGCGCGAAATAGCCTGGCAGCCTGTACATAGCCCTCTTTCTCGGCCTGTGCGGCAAAGGCCAGGTACTTCCTGTTGGCTTGTGACTCACCTGCAAAGGCCTCCTTCAGGTACTGCTCGCTTTTTCCCATTTCTCTTTCCTCCTTGGATATGGATTTAAGGAACTCGGGCGGCTCCTTTCTAATAGGCTTCGCCTGAAGCTGTACCCTGTTGGGCGCTCCTGGTCAAAAACAGCCTATAAGCCCATGCCTGATAGATTATCACTATGGGGACAAAAACCAATGCCACTGCAAGCATTATCTTCAGCGTCAAAGCACTTGATGCAGAGTTATGGATCGTCAGGCTGTATGCTGCATCCAGGCTGGAGGGGATCATGGCCGGATACATGCCCACCACTCCGAAAAGAGTGGCACAGGCGATGGCCATCCCTGAGAAGGCCCAGGCCCTCCACCACTGTCGCCTGCCCAGACTCAAACGGGACAAGACCAGCCCGGCCATGGCCAATGCTGGCAAGACAAGAAGAACTGGATATGACAGATAATTCTCATAGAGGCTAGTGGCCTGGGCTGTAAAAGCTAAGAAAGATGCAGCTACTGCCAGTAGCAAAATCCAGATCCTGCGGGCCATTCGAGCAGATGAATCCTGCAAAGAAGCCCCCGTGCGTATACATAACCAAAGAGCTCCATGATGGGCAAACAAAAGCACGAAGAGCACTCCTCCCAAGAGTCCGTAGGGATTCAGAAGGGTAAGGATGGTTCCCTGGAAGATCCCCTCCCGATCAATGGGGATCCCCTGGAACAGGTTGGAAAAGGCCACTCCCAAAAGCAGAGCCGGGACGAAACTTCCAAGGAACAGACACCCATCCCAAAGCTTTTTCCAAGCAGCATTTTCCAGCTTTGCTCTGAATTCCAAGGCCACGGCCCTGAGAATCAGGGCAAACAGAAGAAGCATCAAGGGACTGTAAAGGGCGCTGAACATGACCGCGTAAGTGCTCGGGAAGGCTGCAAAGGTTACACCCCCTGCAGTGATGAGCCACACCTCATTGCCGTCCCAGAAAGGGGCCATGGATTCGTAGATAGCCTTTCGATTCTCCTCGCTTTTCCCCAAAAGGGGTGAAATGGTCCCTATTCCAAGATCAAAACCATCCAACACGAAGTAAACG from bacterium encodes the following:
- a CDS encoding patatin-like phospholipase family protein; translated protein: MIFRRKRQPKLGLALGGGGARGGIHVGVLKVLEDAGIQVSCVAGTSIGALVGAFYALSLSGRRLEERIKSYLSSDTFRRARFNLMAQADGAKDAPLFSRIASFIKKEFLLAMALTRPYLISREEFLENLAYFIPDLRMEGTRIPFAAMATDLETGEGVLLKEGSLRDAVYASCTYPGVVEAVRLGGRLLVDGGVVAMVPVEAAKSLGADLVLAVNVEKCIGEDVEGLSGIEVLFRADDIMAAELTRIQTQRADILIHPGVGNIKWYDFQKMPDYVAIGEKAAREKLPEIMRALGMERVGSRRPHVIQKG
- a CDS encoding rubrerythrin family protein, which encodes MGKSEQYLKEAFAGESQANRKYLAFAAQAEKEGYVQAARLFRAAAEAETVHAHNHLRAMKGIRSTKENLQEAIAGETHEFKKMYPEMIEAAKAEGNKEAERTFTYANEVEKTHAALYQKLLDNLGKAQETYPYWVCTICGHTAEGEAPDTCPVCGAKAKAFKKIE
- the cydB gene encoding cytochrome d ubiquinol oxidase subunit II, with protein sequence MLETVWFLLWGILWAVYFVLDGFDLGIGTISPLLGKSEENRKAIYESMAPFWDGNEVWLITAGGVTFAAFPSTYAVMFSALYSPLMLLLFALILRAVALEFRAKLENAAWKKLWDGCLFLGSFVPALLLGVAFSNLFQGIPIDREGIFQGTILTLLNPYGLLGGVLFVLLFAHHGALWLCIRTGASLQDSSARMARRIWILLLAVAASFLAFTAQATSLYENYLSYPVLLVLPALAMAGLVLSRLSLGRRQWWRAWAFSGMAIACATLFGVVGMYPAMIPSSLDAAYSLTIHNSASSALTLKIMLAVALVFVPIVIIYQAWAYRLFLTRSAQQGTASGEAY
- a CDS encoding methyltransferase domain-containing protein, giving the protein MVSFGLMYDFFMEPLDALKVKAWRRWVVSVQGERVLEIGVGTGLNLPRYQASKKLFVLDPRRDFLIRARRRARASSFNRSPEFMQAMGEGLPFQNGVFDAAVFSWVLCTVLDPMSTLQEISRVLKPGGTIRLLEHVRLKGGLPALFQDLMTPAWSRLAGGCHLNRDAVHLVHEAGFKNVQVVQMLGKMVVGIEAFKPLGNL